From a single Lactococcus allomyrinae genomic region:
- the hisC gene encoding histidinol-phosphate transaminase has product MSWKDNLRKVHPYVAGEQPDFMDMIKLNTNENPYPPSPLVTKQLRQYDSKDLRLYPQADADRLRAELAQYYRLSEQQIFIGNGSDEVLSLSFLTFFNSDKPLLIPDISYSFYPVYCDLYDIEYKNVALTQDFRLVFADYCQPNGGIVFANPNAPTGLAINLHEIEYILQKNPDSLVLIDEAYVDFGGQSAISLLDKYENLLITRTFSKSRALAGIRLGVALGNEFAISKLYDVKNSFNSYPVDSLAQEIGIASILDQKYFDHTVKKIISTREWFKASLITLGFELTDSKANFVFVKHPKISGKELFNALYDEKIIVRHWQKPRLNDWLRITIGTDDQMKRVAQFLKQYLEERKK; this is encoded by the coding sequence ATGTCTTGGAAAGATAATCTACGTAAAGTTCACCCTTACGTTGCGGGTGAACAACCTGATTTTATGGATATGATAAAGCTTAATACGAATGAGAACCCCTATCCTCCCAGTCCCTTAGTGACGAAACAGCTTCGTCAGTATGACAGTAAGGATCTTCGGCTTTATCCGCAAGCTGATGCCGATCGACTTCGTGCAGAATTAGCTCAATATTATAGGTTATCTGAGCAACAAATATTCATTGGTAATGGTTCTGACGAGGTGCTTTCTCTTTCGTTTTTAACTTTTTTTAATAGTGATAAGCCATTGTTAATACCAGATATTAGTTATTCCTTTTATCCTGTTTACTGTGATTTGTACGATATTGAGTATAAAAATGTAGCTCTTACTCAGGATTTCCGTTTAGTTTTTGCAGATTATTGTCAGCCAAATGGTGGGATTGTCTTTGCTAATCCTAATGCTCCGACTGGTTTGGCGATAAATCTACACGAAATTGAGTATATTTTGCAAAAAAATCCAGATTCTCTTGTTTTAATTGATGAGGCATATGTTGATTTTGGTGGACAATCAGCGATTTCCCTCTTGGATAAATATGAAAATTTATTGATTACACGAACTTTTTCAAAATCACGCGCGCTTGCTGGTATCCGTTTGGGTGTAGCTTTGGGGAATGAGTTTGCGATTAGTAAACTATATGACGTTAAAAATTCGTTTAATTCGTATCCTGTGGATAGTTTGGCACAAGAAATCGGGATTGCTAGTATTTTAGACCAAAAATATTTTGACCATACTGTTAAAAAAATTATTTCTACGCGAGAATGGTTCAAAGCATCGCTGATAACGCTTGGTTTTGAACTGACAGACTCTAAAGCCAATTTTGTATTTGTTAAACATCCTAAAATTTCGGGAAAAGAGTTATTTAATGCGCTTTACGATGAAAAAATTATTGTGCGACATTGGCAAAAACCGCGTCTTAACGATTGGTTGCGCATTACAATCGGTACTGATGATCAAATGAAAAGAGTTGCGCAGTTTTTAAAACAATATCTTGAAGAAAGAAAAAAATAA
- a CDS encoding ATP phosphoribosyltransferase regulatory subunit, with protein MNNYHYLLPEESAEMSLIQVANLRKIEKILREIFINANYQEVMPPNFEYVELYTQLGSDFKSEKLFQMINHEGKSIALRYDFTIPLARTYAYTRNSEVERYVYFGKVFRKEKRHKGRRTESYQIGIELLGAQEQLADKEIIALSLATLEQIPLKHSVLEIGSAKFYKRLCELVGQEKSKELTELLKKRNISGIEQFVSSNQFPSAFKNLLTKLPVLTDPLSLLKLVAATQDEILIEAVSTLTQLCQQFSDDHQIVIDLAMVPAMSYYTGLMLTAYSDVVSQPIISGGRYDELLSRFELKTTAIGFCCHMDNILKAIEEETNA; from the coding sequence ATGAACAACTATCACTATCTGCTTCCAGAAGAGTCAGCGGAAATGTCACTTATACAAGTAGCTAATCTAAGAAAAATTGAAAAAATATTGCGCGAGATATTTATTAACGCGAACTATCAAGAAGTAATGCCGCCTAACTTTGAATACGTTGAACTTTACACCCAACTTGGTTCAGATTTTAAATCAGAGAAACTTTTTCAGATGATTAATCATGAAGGAAAATCTATCGCTTTGCGCTACGATTTCACCATCCCTTTAGCACGAACTTATGCCTATACAAGAAATTCAGAAGTTGAACGTTATGTCTATTTTGGCAAGGTTTTTAGAAAAGAAAAACGGCATAAAGGTCGCCGTACGGAGTCTTATCAAATTGGCATTGAATTATTGGGAGCCCAAGAACAACTTGCGGACAAGGAAATTATTGCATTGAGTCTTGCGACACTAGAACAAATTCCCCTCAAACATTCCGTCCTTGAAATTGGCTCAGCAAAATTTTACAAACGTCTTTGCGAATTAGTTGGGCAAGAAAAATCAAAAGAGTTGACAGAACTTCTCAAAAAAAGAAATATCAGCGGTATTGAGCAATTTGTAAGTAGTAATCAATTTCCGTCAGCATTCAAAAATTTACTGACAAAGTTGCCAGTGCTGACAGACCCACTGTCATTACTGAAATTAGTTGCTGCTACCCAAGATGAAATACTGATTGAAGCTGTCAGTACACTTACTCAACTTTGTCAGCAATTTTCTGACGACCATCAGATTGTCATTGATTTGGCAATGGTTCCAGCCATGAGTTATTACACAGGCTTGATGCTGACAGCTTACAGTGATGTTGTCAGTCAACCCATTATCTCAGGTGGACGCTATGATGAACTTTTATCAAGGTTTGAACTTAAAACTACTGCGATTGGTTTTTGTTGTCATATGGACAATATTCTCAAAGCAATAGAGGAGGAAACAAATGCTTAA
- the hisG gene encoding ATP phosphoribosyltransferase: protein MLKIAVTKGRIQEQLILLLQKSGYDTQPIINMGRSLEVTTTDDLQFIFGKANDVVTFLEHGVVDIGFVGKDTLQESDFDDYYELFDLQVGQCYFALAAYPDFKNKTFHRRKRIASKYPKVAKAYFSNQKEDVEIIKLEGSVELGPVVGLSDAIIDIVETGNTLAANGLEIIEKISDISTRMIVNKASFRFKQQNILQMVTKFEKAGKIK from the coding sequence ATGCTTAAAATCGCCGTTACAAAAGGTCGTATTCAAGAACAACTTATCCTTTTACTTCAAAAATCAGGCTATGATACACAACCAATCATCAATATGGGCCGAAGTTTGGAAGTGACCACAACAGATGATTTACAGTTTATCTTTGGCAAAGCAAATGACGTTGTCACCTTTCTTGAACATGGTGTTGTTGATATTGGATTTGTTGGTAAAGACACCTTGCAAGAGAGTGATTTTGATGATTACTATGAGTTGTTTGATTTGCAAGTTGGTCAATGTTATTTCGCATTAGCTGCCTACCCAGATTTTAAAAATAAAACATTCCACCGCCGAAAAAGGATTGCATCCAAATATCCAAAAGTGGCAAAAGCATACTTTTCCAACCAAAAAGAAGATGTTGAAATCATCAAACTAGAAGGCTCTGTTGAATTAGGGCCTGTCGTAGGACTATCAGATGCCATCATTGACATCGTGGAAACAGGAAATACTTTAGCAGCAAATGGTCTTGAAATTATTGAAAAAATCAGTGACATCTCGACACGAATGATTGTAAACAAAGCCAGCTTTAGATTTAAACAACAAAATATTTTACAAATGGTAACAAAATTTGAGAAAGCAGGAAAAATAAAATGA
- the hisD gene encoding histidinol dehydrogenase → MTLLEIIENTENLTDLTTKFQGRKSQVSKEITNIVEKIIENIKTKGDEALFNYAKQFDGVTLTTKNLMVTPEEFEEGLSQIDEDYIRILERTKTQIEEFHKHQLSNSWSIYKDEGIIMGQIVRPLERVALYVPGGTAAYPSTVMMNAVPAKLAGVKELVIITPTKAGGKVSPVILAAAKVVGVDKIYKVGGAQGVAALAYGTASIPKVDKIVGPGNIFVATAKKLCYGSVDIDMIAGPSEVLIIADEKANPKYVAADLMAQAEHDKLASAILVTTSAPLVEAVNQELERQIQQLERRKIIESSLKNYGGAILSQTIEEAFEVSNQLAPEHLEVLTSEPLNKLPLIKNAGSIFLGEHTPEPLGDYMSGTNHVLPTGGTAKFYSALGVYDFVKYSSYSYYPRESLAKFKEDVEKFAKSEGLSAHANSITVRFDKE, encoded by the coding sequence ATGACACTCTTAGAAATCATAGAAAACACAGAAAATCTAACAGATTTAACTACGAAATTTCAAGGAAGAAAATCCCAAGTTTCCAAAGAAATCACCAATATTGTTGAAAAAATTATTGAAAATATTAAAACAAAAGGTGATGAGGCACTCTTTAATTATGCGAAACAATTTGATGGAGTAACACTCACAACGAAAAATTTGATGGTCACACCAGAAGAATTCGAAGAAGGACTTTCGCAAATAGACGAAGATTATATCCGTATTTTGGAGCGTACAAAAACTCAAATTGAGGAATTCCATAAACATCAGTTGAGCAACTCATGGTCTATCTACAAAGATGAAGGAATCATCATGGGGCAAATCGTTCGTCCACTTGAGCGAGTGGCGCTCTACGTTCCAGGAGGAACAGCGGCTTATCCCTCTACTGTCATGATGAATGCCGTACCAGCCAAACTTGCTGGGGTTAAAGAGCTTGTAATCATTACTCCGACCAAAGCAGGAGGTAAGGTCAGTCCTGTGATTCTTGCAGCAGCTAAAGTTGTAGGGGTAGATAAAATTTATAAAGTAGGTGGTGCTCAAGGGGTTGCAGCTCTTGCCTACGGCACAGCCTCCATACCAAAAGTTGACAAGATTGTAGGACCCGGCAACATCTTCGTAGCGACTGCGAAAAAACTTTGCTACGGTAGTGTTGATATTGATATGATTGCAGGCCCATCTGAGGTGCTTATTATTGCTGATGAAAAGGCTAATCCTAAATATGTTGCAGCAGACTTGATGGCACAAGCAGAGCATGATAAACTTGCTTCAGCAATACTCGTCACCACTTCAGCACCACTTGTAGAAGCAGTCAATCAGGAACTTGAACGACAGATTCAACAACTTGAACGACGTAAAATTATCGAAAGTTCACTTAAAAATTATGGTGGAGCAATTCTTTCTCAGACGATTGAGGAAGCTTTTGAGGTTTCCAATCAACTCGCTCCAGAACATCTAGAGGTTCTAACTTCAGAACCGCTCAATAAACTTCCATTGATAAAAAACGCTGGTAGTATATTTCTTGGAGAGCATACCCCAGAACCATTAGGTGATTACATGAGTGGTACCAATCACGTTCTTCCAACAGGAGGCACAGCAAAATTTTATTCTGCGTTGGGAGTATATGATTTTGTAAAATACAGTTCATACAGCTACTATCCACGGGAAAGTCTAGCAAAATTTAAAGAAGATGTAGAAAAGTTCGCAAAATCAGAAGGTCTGAGTGCTCATGCGAATTCTATAACAGTAAGATTTGACAAAGAGTAA
- the hisB gene encoding imidazoleglycerol-phosphate dehydratase HisB, with translation MRAAQITRNTKETQITITIDLDGTGQSDITTGVGFFDHMLTLLAYHGDFDLTLKAHGDNESVGMDAHHLIEDVAIVLGKCINQALDDKRGIQRYGSFTIPMDESLITCDLDISGRPYLVFNADLSANNKLGDYDTEMTEEFFRALSFNAGITLHINEHYGKNTHHIIEAIFKATARALKQAVAIDNKKIDEIPSSKGIL, from the coding sequence ATGCGGGCAGCACAAATTACGCGCAATACAAAAGAAACTCAAATTACAATCACAATTGACCTTGATGGAACAGGGCAAAGTGACATTACTACAGGAGTTGGTTTTTTTGACCATATGCTCACACTTTTAGCTTATCACGGAGATTTTGACCTAACACTAAAAGCTCATGGCGATAATGAGAGTGTAGGAATGGATGCTCACCACTTGATTGAGGACGTTGCGATTGTTCTTGGGAAGTGTATCAACCAAGCACTAGATGATAAACGAGGGATTCAACGTTATGGGAGCTTTACGATACCGATGGATGAGTCACTAATTACTTGTGACCTCGATATTAGTGGTCGCCCTTATCTGGTCTTTAATGCTGATTTATCAGCTAATAACAAACTTGGTGACTATGATACTGAAATGACAGAAGAATTTTTCCGAGCTTTATCCTTTAATGCGGGGATTACTCTACATATCAATGAACATTATGGAAAAAATACTCATCATATTATTGAGGCAATATTCAAGGCTACCGCACGTGCACTTAAACAAGCAGTTGCCATAGACAATAAAAAAATAGATGAAATTCCATCTTCAAAAGGTATTTTATAA
- the hisH gene encoding imidazole glycerol phosphate synthase subunit HisH: protein MIVIIDYNVGNLQSVQGAIERLGLECIISRDSEQINKAQALILPGVGAFPTAMKQLTQYNLVELIKTRAAAGVPILGICLGMQILFEKGTEKEKTKGLGLLKGSVNLIQTVEKLPHMGWNQLHFTQNHPLLRYLKENDETYFVHSYAVQCPKDELIAYTEYGDVKIPAIVASGNVMGCQFHPEKSAQIGQLILKAFKEMILC from the coding sequence ATGATTGTTATTATTGACTACAATGTAGGAAATCTTCAAAGTGTTCAAGGAGCAATAGAGCGACTAGGATTGGAGTGTATTATTTCAAGAGATTCCGAACAAATTAATAAAGCTCAAGCTCTGATTTTACCGGGAGTAGGAGCTTTCCCAACAGCAATGAAACAGCTTACGCAGTACAATCTAGTTGAACTAATAAAAACACGTGCAGCAGCAGGAGTTCCAATCTTAGGAATTTGTCTTGGAATGCAAATACTTTTTGAAAAAGGCACAGAAAAAGAAAAAACAAAAGGGCTTGGCTTATTGAAAGGAAGTGTTAACTTGATACAAACGGTGGAGAAACTTCCACACATGGGTTGGAATCAACTTCATTTTACACAAAATCATCCACTACTTAGATATTTAAAAGAAAATGATGAAACTTATTTTGTGCATAGCTACGCAGTGCAATGTCCAAAAGACGAACTCATTGCCTACACAGAATATGGCGATGTCAAAATCCCAGCTATCGTAGCTTCTGGTAATGTGATGGGTTGCCAATTTCACCCTGAAAAATCAGCTCAAATAGGTCAACTCATACTTAAAGCTTTTAAGGAGATGATACTATGTTAA
- the hisA gene encoding 1-(5-phosphoribosyl)-5-[(5-phosphoribosylamino)methylideneamino]imidazole-4-carboxamide isomerase, whose product MLIIPAIDLKDGKVVRLYHGDYSNQTTYSEFPEQIAQNFEKMGAKHLHVVDLDGAKEGKTTNIEIIKKIKATTQLQIQVGGGVRTPEVLALYLEKLGINRVILGTAALEHPDFLKTALKKYGAEKIVVGVDIKKGYVSTSGWLKTSDVPYLIFLKKLEKMGVGYVVITDISRDGTLTGPNFSLYEEIAQKTSLKFVVSGGVKDREDIIQARQKDYYAIIVGKAYYEGKINLEEVLRNVE is encoded by the coding sequence ATGTTAATAATTCCAGCAATTGATTTAAAAGACGGAAAAGTGGTTCGCCTTTATCACGGTGATTATTCAAATCAAACGACCTACAGTGAATTTCCTGAACAAATTGCTCAGAATTTTGAGAAAATGGGAGCAAAACATCTCCACGTTGTGGATCTTGACGGTGCAAAAGAAGGTAAAACGACTAATATAGAGATAATCAAAAAAATAAAAGCAACAACTCAACTTCAGATTCAAGTTGGAGGTGGTGTAAGAACTCCTGAAGTTCTTGCTCTCTATTTAGAAAAACTAGGAATAAACCGTGTTATTTTGGGAACTGCCGCGTTAGAACATCCCGATTTTCTCAAAACAGCTTTAAAAAAATATGGAGCAGAGAAAATAGTGGTGGGTGTAGATATAAAAAAAGGATACGTATCAACAAGTGGTTGGTTAAAAACAAGTGATGTTCCTTATCTCATATTTCTAAAAAAACTAGAAAAAATGGGTGTCGGTTATGTTGTAATCACAGATATTTCTAGAGATGGGACATTGACAGGACCTAATTTTTCATTATATGAAGAAATAGCTCAAAAAACGAGTCTTAAATTTGTAGTTTCAGGTGGTGTGAAAGATAGAGAAGATATTATTCAAGCCAGGCAAAAGGATTATTATGCGATTATCGTTGGGAAAGCCTATTATGAAGGAAAGATAAATCTTGAGGAGGTACTGAGAAATGTTGAGTAA
- the hisF gene encoding imidazole glycerol phosphate synthase subunit HisF, which yields MLSKRIIPCLDIKDGKVVKGTNFIGLKELGEPVEFAKEYEKQCADEIIFLDITATYENREIIGDIISHAARVLSIPLTVGGGIHTIDDFQKILSKGADKVSINSAAVKDPKLITQAAEKFGNQCVVVAIDAKINSAGSYDVYIKGGRENTGLDLVRWVKQCEQLGAGEILLTSMDKDGTKSGYDINMLNIVCESVNIPVIASGGCGSVEDIVNVFKETRSDAALVASLFHYKEITIDEVKEALIKNKVPARRLSMRT from the coding sequence ATGTTGAGTAAACGTATTATTCCTTGTTTAGATATTAAAGACGGTAAAGTAGTAAAAGGAACGAATTTTATTGGCTTAAAAGAACTAGGAGAACCTGTAGAATTTGCCAAAGAATATGAAAAACAGTGCGCAGACGAGATTATTTTTCTTGATATTACAGCAACTTATGAAAATCGTGAAATTATTGGAGATATCATTTCACATGCGGCGCGTGTTTTATCAATTCCACTTACAGTAGGTGGCGGAATTCATACGATTGATGATTTTCAGAAAATATTATCAAAAGGGGCTGATAAAGTATCTATTAATTCTGCAGCAGTAAAAGATCCAAAACTTATTACGCAAGCAGCAGAAAAATTCGGTAATCAATGCGTTGTAGTTGCTATTGATGCCAAAATAAACTCTGCAGGTTCTTATGATGTTTATATCAAGGGTGGGCGAGAAAACACAGGTTTAGACCTTGTCCGGTGGGTTAAACAATGTGAGCAGCTTGGAGCGGGTGAGATATTATTGACGTCTATGGATAAGGACGGGACTAAATCAGGTTACGACATTAATATGCTCAATATAGTTTGTGAATCCGTAAATATCCCTGTGATTGCAAGCGGAGGTTGTGGAAGTGTCGAAGATATTGTCAATGTTTTCAAAGAAACTCGTTCAGATGCGGCGCTTGTAGCTAGTTTATTTCACTATAAAGAAATAACTATTGATGAGGTAAAAGAAGCTTTAATCAAAAATAAAGTTCCAGCTCGTCGTTTGAGCATGAGAACTTGA
- the hisIE gene encoding bifunctional phosphoribosyl-AMP cyclohydrolase/phosphoribosyl-ATP diphosphatase HisIE encodes MKPDFKKQILIPVIVQDYQSKQILMLAYTNEEAYEKMLDTGETWFYSRSRQRLWHKGEESGHIQKIKGIMLDCDEDTLLVYVEQVGAACHTENYSCFFNEIKAFDDRNIFLELEHLIEERKSNPIEQSYTNYLLEQGIDKVLKKVGEEASEVIIASKNPDKVELVGEICDLLYHLFVLMNQREITLSDVEDKLKVRHQKEQNKKIFHQKGSY; translated from the coding sequence ATGAAACCAGATTTTAAAAAACAAATTTTGATACCAGTAATTGTCCAAGATTATCAAAGTAAGCAAATTTTGATGCTCGCTTATACGAATGAGGAAGCCTATGAAAAAATGCTTGATACAGGAGAAACATGGTTTTATTCACGTTCACGGCAAAGACTTTGGCATAAAGGCGAAGAATCTGGACATATCCAAAAAATCAAAGGAATAATGCTTGATTGTGATGAAGATACGTTGTTAGTCTATGTCGAGCAAGTTGGAGCAGCTTGTCATACAGAAAATTATTCTTGCTTTTTCAATGAAATTAAAGCTTTTGATGATAGAAATATTTTTTTAGAACTAGAACACTTGATTGAAGAACGTAAATCAAATCCAATTGAGCAGTCTTATACTAATTACCTTCTTGAACAAGGAATAGATAAAGTGTTAAAAAAAGTTGGTGAGGAAGCAAGCGAAGTCATTATTGCCAGTAAAAATCCTGATAAAGTAGAATTAGTTGGAGAAATCTGTGACTTGCTCTATCATCTTTTTGTATTGATGAATCAAAGAGAGATTACTCTTTCTGATGTAGAGGATAAACTAAAAGTACGTCATCAAAAAGAGCAAAACAAAAAAATATTTCATCAGAAAGGAAGTTATTGA
- a CDS encoding histidinol-phosphatase HisJ family protein gives MRNVDYHLHSYFSADSEENPRNQVLEAIKYGLEEICFTEHHEFHFPGLSFNLDVSAYFDEIQSLQKEFEGKIKIKKGLEIGLDSRFKEEIDLFVNEHDFDFVIGSIHEIDDIEVYEDTNYYKNKSKITAHREYFEHLLECIDTFKCFDSLGHLDYVARYGPYQDKLIDYDKFEGIIHQIIKKLVENGKGIEVNTRLFQFPKAQIFYQYLLTEYAMADGKIVTLGTDNHKADRTLDRIQEAQHLIQSAGFSEISTFSQRILDK, from the coding sequence ATGCGGAATGTTGACTATCATCTCCATTCATACTTCTCTGCAGATAGTGAAGAAAACCCCAGAAATCAAGTTTTAGAGGCGATAAAATACGGACTAGAGGAGATATGTTTTACTGAACATCATGAATTTCATTTTCCAGGGCTAAGTTTTAATCTAGATGTTTCTGCTTATTTTGATGAGATACAGAGTCTCCAAAAAGAATTTGAAGGAAAAATCAAAATAAAAAAAGGACTGGAAATAGGGTTAGACAGCCGATTTAAAGAGGAAATAGATTTATTTGTCAATGAACATGATTTTGACTTTGTTATCGGTTCAATTCATGAAATTGATGATATTGAAGTTTATGAAGACACAAATTATTATAAGAATAAATCCAAAATAACTGCACATAGAGAGTATTTTGAACATTTATTAGAGTGCATAGACACATTTAAGTGCTTTGATAGTTTAGGGCATTTGGATTATGTAGCGCGTTATGGACCGTATCAAGATAAACTGATTGATTATGATAAGTTTGAGGGGATTATTCATCAAATTATCAAAAAATTAGTTGAAAATGGTAAGGGGATTGAAGTAAATACTCGATTATTCCAGTTTCCAAAAGCACAAATATTTTATCAATACTTGCTTACGGAGTATGCGATGGCAGATGGTAAAATTGTAACTTTGGGTACGGATAATCATAAAGCTGATAGAACTCTTGATCGGATTCAAGAGGCTCAACATTTGATTCAGAGTGCAGGATTTTCAGAGATATCAACATTTAGTCAAAGGATATTAGATAAATAA
- a CDS encoding ABC transporter permease: MNLVNTLQIIVANMLIYSTPFIFTSIGGVFSERGGIVNVGLEGIMTMGAFSSVVFNLTTASIFGSLTPWISILFGALIGAVFASLHAVATVNFRADHIVSGTVLNLMAPALGVFLLQVLYNQGQININEQIGYWDFPLLSKIPIIGQIFFSQTSLPGFLAIVVAFIAWYVLFKTRFGLRLRSVGENPQAADTLGINVYAYRWAGVLLSGVLGGIGGAIYAQAISGNFAVSTIVGQGFISLAAMIFGKWNPIGAMLASLLFGLSTSLAVVGGQIPGIKEIPSAFLQMAPYVFTIVVLALFLGKAVAPKADGVNYIKSK; encoded by the coding sequence ATGAATCTCGTTAACACTTTGCAAATTATCGTTGCAAATATGCTTATTTACTCAACACCTTTCATCTTCACAAGTATTGGTGGTGTATTCTCAGAACGGGGCGGTATCGTAAACGTCGGTCTTGAAGGTATCATGACCATGGGAGCTTTCAGTTCCGTTGTATTTAACCTGACAACAGCGAGTATCTTTGGAAGTTTGACCCCTTGGATTTCTATCCTGTTTGGTGCCTTGATTGGAGCAGTGTTCGCTTCGCTTCATGCCGTTGCCACAGTTAATTTCCGCGCAGACCACATTGTATCTGGTACTGTACTCAATTTAATGGCACCAGCACTGGGCGTTTTCCTTCTCCAAGTTCTCTATAATCAAGGACAAATCAACATCAACGAACAAATTGGTTATTGGGATTTTCCACTTCTCTCAAAAATTCCTATCATCGGTCAAATATTCTTTAGCCAAACTTCATTACCTGGTTTTCTCGCAATTGTTGTTGCATTTATTGCTTGGTATGTTCTCTTTAAAACTCGCTTTGGCTTACGTCTTCGCTCTGTTGGTGAAAACCCTCAAGCAGCAGATACACTTGGTATCAACGTTTATGCTTATCGTTGGGCAGGTGTCCTTCTCTCTGGTGTCCTTGGTGGTATCGGTGGTGCAATCTATGCCCAAGCTATTTCTGGTAACTTTGCTGTGTCAACCATCGTTGGTCAAGGGTTCATCTCACTTGCAGCAATGATTTTTGGTAAATGGAATCCAATCGGAGCTATGCTCGCTTCACTTCTCTTTGGACTTTCTACTTCACTTGCTGTTGTTGGTGGTCAAATTCCAGGGATTAAAGAAATTCCATCTGCTTTCTTGCAAATGGCTCCTTACGTCTTTACGATCGTCGTCCTTGCACTCTTCTTAGGAAAAGCAGTTGCTCCAAAAGCAGACGGTGTCAACTACATCAAATCTAAATAA
- a CDS encoding ABC transporter permease, producing the protein MNSKMKKILVPIIAVLAGFVLGAIIMVVFGYNPLWGYEDLFISALGSARSIGETLQTTGPLILTALSFAVAMKAGLFNIGMSGQALAGWITSMWFALSFPDIPRVLMIPLVVIIGMVFGALMGFIPGILRALLGTSEVITTIMLNYIILFFSTYMIHDMFQKNILMENTTDQTKLISANASFRTGWMSSLTDNSTLNIGLIIALIALVIMAIVFSKTTLGFEIKAVGLNPDASEYAGISAKRTIIMSMLVAGALAGLGGVVYGFGYMQNFVSQSASLDIGFNGMAVALLGGNSPVGILFAGLLFSILQTGAPGMMNDAIPPQIVQVVTASIIFFIAVKFIIEVMLPKAKEIKAAENAKKKGEKA; encoded by the coding sequence ATGAATAGTAAAATGAAAAAAATTCTCGTACCAATCATTGCCGTTCTTGCTGGTTTTGTACTCGGTGCGATTATCATGGTGGTTTTCGGTTACAACCCACTGTGGGGTTATGAAGATCTCTTCATCTCTGCATTAGGTAGTGCCCGCTCAATTGGCGAAACACTACAAACTACTGGTCCACTTATCCTAACTGCCCTTTCCTTTGCAGTAGCAATGAAAGCTGGTCTATTCAATATTGGGATGTCTGGTCAAGCACTGGCAGGTTGGATTACTTCCATGTGGTTTGCACTCAGTTTTCCAGATATCCCTCGTGTACTTATGATTCCACTTGTTGTGATTATTGGGATGGTTTTCGGAGCTTTGATGGGCTTCATTCCTGGGATACTTCGGGCCTTACTTGGAACCTCAGAAGTCATCACTACCATCATGCTCAACTATATTATTTTATTCTTCTCGACCTATATGATTCATGATATGTTCCAAAAGAATATTTTGATGGAAAATACAACAGACCAAACAAAACTTATCAGTGCAAATGCTTCTTTCAGAACAGGCTGGATGTCTTCTCTTACAGATAATTCCACACTCAATATTGGGTTAATTATTGCTTTAATCGCCTTAGTGATTATGGCTATCGTCTTCTCAAAAACAACACTTGGATTTGAAATCAAAGCTGTCGGATTAAATCCAGATGCTTCTGAATATGCAGGTATTTCTGCAAAACGTACAATCATTATGTCAATGCTTGTTGCAGGTGCTCTTGCAGGTCTTGGTGGTGTCGTTTACGGATTTGGCTATATGCAAAACTTTGTTTCGCAGTCTGCTTCCCTTGACATTGGATTTAACGGTATGGCAGTAGCCTTATTAGGAGGCAATAGCCCCGTTGGTATCCTATTTGCTGGTCTCCTCTTCTCTATCCTTCAGACAGGCGCTCCCGGTATGATGAATGATGCTATTCCGCCACAAATCGTACAGGTCGTTACAGCTTCAATCATCTTCTTTATTGCAGTGAAATTCATCATCGAAGTAATGCTGCCAAAAGCAAAGGAAATAAAAGCTGCTGAAAATGCTAAGAAGAAAGGAGAAAAAGCCTAA